One Rhinoderma darwinii isolate aRhiDar2 chromosome 6, aRhiDar2.hap1, whole genome shotgun sequence DNA window includes the following coding sequences:
- the LOC142656530 gene encoding NXPE family member 4-like, which translates to MSVYKATTMRRNFLPLLIAVILFVSFTWYKNAFQNSFKHVFQKCLLPFEDDEYLGTPPKTELQEKIDAMYHKLEKLIPNVTFKYLNTTTSGGHSKVSIFIPRETYCVGEDFVVQVDMFDHLGNRKTYGGDFIRPRLFSKELGAAVSGIVKDFNNGSYHVRFPLYWAGKANVNILLFHPSEGVAALWRARHSSLGVISFEGKFEKFGKEAVSKCGFELNEEEDTEMCDYKDLRYEEAYYCYKVPNFTCESLKQMRGYEHHISYLTPAERYMFQRPNIAVEIPLTFDAITVTKCGNETEAPKPKCETGMSSPLPSGYFYNKVWNPVYCNMTVYKTGDDFIKCLQGKNLFLIGDSTLRQYMMHFTEGIKIVNYFRYHGGGWSEWHKALEAINMEKDIYVSYKRHGFPLEHPSFYYFKEDMYTSRQIDQRAGGKNTIFVITMGQHFRHFPIKVFIKRAFNIRRAVERLFIRSPDTKVIIKSENTREIFSPVEMQGDFHGYTQYLVLREVFQGINVGFVDTWDMTVASATVVVHPPGYTFESILSMTFSFACS; encoded by the exons AACTCATTTAAGCACGTTTTTCAAAAATGTCTTCTACCATTTGAGGATGACGAATATCTTGGGACTCCACCTAAGACCGAGCTCCAGGAAAAGATCGACGCAATGTATCACAAACTTGAAAAACTCATCCCCAATGTCACATTCAAGTACTTGAACACAACCACAAGTGGGGGACACAGTAAGGTCTCCATTTTTATCCCCCGGGAGACCTATTGTGTTGGAGAAGACTTCGTGGTGCAGGTTGACATGTTCGATCACTTGGGCAACAGGAAGACCTATGGAGGAGACTTCATAAGACCTAGACTGTTCTCGAAAGAACTTGGAGCTGCTGTGTCGGGAATTGTTAAAGACTTCAATAATGGGTCCTACCATGTCCGCTTTCCATTGTACTGGGCGGGCAAAGCCAACGTCAACATCCTGCTGTTCCACCCAAGTGAAGGAGTGGCTGCTTTGTGGCGAGCCAGACATTCGAGCTTAGGAGTTATTAGTTTTGAGGGCAAATTTGAAAAGTTTGGTAAAGAAGCCGTGAGTAAATGTGGTTTTGAACTCAACGAAGAAGAGGATACGGAGATGTGTGACTATAAGGACCTACGATACGAGGAGGCCTACTACTGCTACAAAGTTCCCAACTTCACTTGTGAGAGTCTAAAACAAATGAGGGGCTACGAGCATCATATATCATATCTTACTCCTGCGGAGAGATACATGTTTCAGAG ACCAAATATTGCTGTTGAAATTCCCCTAACATTTGATGCCATAACAGTTACCAAATGTGGAA ATGAAACGGAAGCCCCGAAGCCAAAATGCGAGACTGGAATGAGCTCCCCTCTCCCGAGTGGATACTTCTACAACAAAGTCTGGAATCCCGTCTACTGTAACATGACTGTCTATAAAACGGGGGACGACTTCATCAAATGTTTGCAGGGGAAGAACCTCTTCCTCATCGGAGATTCCACGTTACGCCAGTACATGATGCACTTCACCGAGGGCATCAAGA TCGTGAACTATTTCCGGTACCACGGAGGTGGATGGTCGGAGTGGCACAAAGCACTGGAAGCCATAAATATGGAGAAAGATATCTATGTCTCTTATAAGAGGCATGGGTTCCCTTTAGAACATCCTTCATTCTACTACTTCAAGGAGGACATGTACACCAGTCGCCAGATTGACCAGCGTGCCGGGGGGAAGAACACTATTTTTGTTATTACAATGGGTCAACACTTCAGACATTTCCCAATTAAGGTTTTCATTAAACGGGCTTTCAATATCCGGAGAGCTGTCGAGCGCCTGTTTATCAGAAGTCCCGACACCAAGGTCATCATCAAGTCGGAAAATACGAGAGAAATCTTTTCTCCGGTGGAGATGCAGGGAGACTTTCATGGCTACACTCAATATCTGGTGTTAAGGGAGGTTTTCCAAGGGATCAATGTTGGGTTTGTAGATACTTGGGACATGACGGTGGCATCGGCCACTGTGGTTGTCCATCCTCCGGGATATACATTTGAAAGTATCTTGAGTATGACTTTTAGTTTTGCTTGTtcataa